The genomic segment GCGGTGACCTCGGGCAGCACCGCCGATGCCTACACCGCCCCCTTCTCGTGCCTGAACCCGCTGATCACCGGGACCGGTGAAACCTTCATCGACTGGAACAACGGCCAATCCAGCACCTTCACCCTGACCTTCACCGACACCATCGCCGCGGCGGTGGAGACGGTCACCGGCACCGGCACCATCACCGCGGGTGAGTTCGCCGGGGCCAGCGCCGTCATCGTGTGGACCTACGTCGTGCCCAACGCCCTGGCGTGCCTGACGCCCGCCGGGGTCACCAGCCAGTCCGGGACCATCCTCATCACGATCTTGGGCACCTGAGCGGCCGCATCCTCCCCATGAGCACCCTGCGGGCGAGCTCCACCCTCATGACCGCCGTCGATGCACCGAGGTGGAGGCGCCCTGGTCATGCGTCAATGGCGCAGCGTCTTGGAATGCTGGTCAACCGCCAACCGCCGTCTGTGATCGGAAGTGCGCCACGGTGCTGGATGGTGACGGCCCTTCGGCTCCGTTCAGCGCGTTCCCCTTCGTGTGCGAGGCGGCCGAGCCCGTGACCGGGCCGCCTTCGCGCGAAGCCGACCCCGCGGGTAGGCGTCCTGCTCGGCGGGAAGGTGGGGCGCTCGCCGGGGCAGGTGCCGTCGACCAGAGGATCGGCTGGGTGCAGGCCCAGACCTCCCTCACCCCCGACAAGCCGTTCTTCGCCTACCTGTCCTTCGGGGCGGTGCACGCCCCGCACCACGTGGCGCCCCCATGGCGCCAGCCCTACCACGGCCGCTTCGATCACGGCTGGGACCTTCAGCGCGACGGCACGCTGGCCCGGCAAAAGGAGCTCGGCGTCGTGCCGCCGCAGGCCGAGCTCGCCCCCTGGCCGCAAGGCGTCCCGCGCTGGGAGCAGCTCTCGGCGCAGCAAAAGCAGGTGGCCGCGGCCCTGATGGAGAACTACGCGGCCTTCGCCGCCCACACCGACCACCAGGTGAACCGGCTCCTGGACGCCCTGACCGCGATGGGCGTGCTCGACGGGACGACCAACGAGCTGTTTGCGTTCAACGGAATCCAGGACACCATCGAACGCCTCGTCGCCGAACTCGACAAACTCGGCGGCCCCGAGTCCTAAACATGCACGGCTGAGAGGCGAAACCCCAGCTCGGCACTTCCGAGAACAGGACCGCGCCGCTAGTGGGCGGCTGAGGACACATTCGGAAGGAGGAGGCCTACCCTCCGCGTTCGAGGCGGAGCTTTGCGTACACAAGTGGCGAAAGAGCCAGATGTGCGGGATGGCAGGGACGGGTGTGGTGTCCGGTGAGAGGGGGGACAGGACGGCGCGGTGATCTTAGGCTCCGGGAGGGCAGGTCTCCTGCCCGAACGGTCGGGGATGACCAGGAATGGGACGTCGCGATGAATCTGCAGGAGTTCAACACGCCGGGTGACTTCACCGTGAGCGTGCCGCCGGGATCGCTGGTGCTGGTCGAGGCGTGGGGTGCGGGCGGAGGCGGAGGCGGTGGAGGCGGCACCAGCTCCTACAACGACAGCGGGAACGGGGGAGGCGCGGGCGGCTCAGGCGGGTACACGCGGGCGGTGTTCACGGCGGTCCAAGGTGCCCTCACGATCGTGATCGGGGCGGGCGGCGCCGGTGGCGCAGCAGCAGGAGCCTCGGGCCAGAAAGGCGAGCCCGGGGCGGCGGGAGGCGTGACGTCGGTGTCCAACGGCGGCCCTGCCCTGGTGACGGCCCTGAGCGGGGCCGGAGGCGCGGGCGGCGACGCCGGCAGCCAGGCCATGAGCGGGGGGCAGTCGGTCGATCGGGGCGGCGCGGGCGGCCTCGGCGGCGGCGGCGGCCTTTTCCCCAGCGAGGGCGGCTACAGCCGTTCCGGTGGCAACGGCAACGCCGGGGTCACCTACGACTTCGCCAAGCCGACTCGCGCGGTGGGGGGCGGCCCGGGGGCCTTCGTCGTCAGTGGCGGGGGCCTGCCGGCCGCGCCCAACGTCGGCGGGAACGGCGGCGGCGGCTACCACGGCGGTTCTGCCGCTATCGCCGGTAGCGTGGGAAAGAGCGGCGCCGTGGTGCTGACGGTGTTGAGCAGCCCCGCAACCGCCGCCATCCCCGCCGTTCCCCTCCACGCCTACATTGTGGCCGGGCACGCGGTGAAGAACCTCGGCATGGCCGGCGCCGGAACCGTGAACAACGTGCGCGTCGACCTGGAGCAGTGGACCGGCGGAGCCCACCAGAAATTCACGATCGAACCCCTCGGCGACGGCCAGCACAAGATCATCGCTAAGCACAGCGGCAGTGTCGTCACCATCTACGGAGGCGGAACGAACATCGGCGCTGCGGTCGACCAGCACACCTGGGTCAACGCCCCCAACCAGAAATTCACGATCGAACCCGTCGCCGGCGGCTACTTCAAGATCATCGCGACGTACAGCGGCCTGGTCCTCACGGTGGCGGGCGGCGCGACCGCCGACGGCACCCTGCTCGAACAACACGCATGGGCCGACCTGCCCCACCAGAAATTCCAGCTCCGCCCCATCGACGACACTGCCTGGTAGCAGGCGCCAACAACGACCACACCCCCTGGCCGGCCGGCGAGCACCCTCTACCCACTACCTGCGCGCGGCGGCCTCCGGGGGGGCGGTCCACAAGACGGCCGAAGCGCGGCATAAAACGGCTGAGAGTACACCTCCGTCGTCACGGCGGGGGCCCCGCCGTGACGACGGGACATCGTGATCACCATCGGCGTGCATCCGCATACCCTGCGTCGCCTCGCGCATAGTGTCACCAAACGCTCACTTGGTGCAAGGATGGAAAAGTGTCCACATGTGGACGGTTGTCCCAAAATATGCACTGGTCGGCAGGGCATGTGCCAAGACGTTCTTGCGGCGAGCGGTTCGTTTGGGCCTCCGGGCAGCGGCTCAACCGGCGAGGTCAAGCAGCACCCTGGCCCCCTTCGCGCGCTCGCGGCCCGTCAGGCGCAGTGCCCCCATCCCGCCCGCGCGCCGCCTGGTCGGTCGCCGCGAGAAGCACATTCGGGAACGTTCCACGGATGGTTTAGGGACAACGGGTCGCTTGCCGCCTTATCGAGCCGGTGCAAAAGTGACGGAAAACGACCCAGTGTTCGCGAACGCTCACTCAAGGTGGTCTATTGGTCAAGGTCTGGCCCCCGCTCTGACAGTGACGACAGCTGCCCCGCCCCGCGCACATCCTCACCCTCACCCGCGTTCAGCCACGCGGCGCTCCGCCACGCCCTCATCGACTCCATCGACTCCCTCGACTCCGTCTACGCCGTCGCGCGCTGATGTCAGCCGCCTGACCGCGATGGCCACATCACCCCATGACAGGGAAGCCACGGCCGAGGCCACTTCGGCCTTCGCCGCCTCTCTTCGACAGGAGCCCCCGTGAAGATCACGTCATCGTCCGTCGGTACCTTCGCCGTTCCCGTGCCCGCCCAGCAGGTGAGCATGGCCAAGGGAGCCGACGGCCGCATCCTGATCGCCACCAACACCAGCAACATGATCTACACCGGCTGGATCACCGCCGATGCCCAGAAGACCTCCAACACCTACACCAGCACCGGAGCCAAGACCGCCGGCGCACCTTTCGCCATCACGCCGAGCGACGGCCGGATGGCGATCCTCTACCGCGACACGGGCAACCAGCTCATGTGCCTGCGCGAGAAGGCCGACCACACCGGCTGGGAGAGCCCCGCCTGGGTCGCCCAGGCCCTGCTGGCCGCCGACCCGGTAGTCGGCCGCAACGCCGACGGCCGCCTCGAGATCTACCTCCTCGGCACCGACGGCGCGCTCTACCACGTGAAGACCTCCTCCACCGGCGCCGACGGCTGGAAGCCAGCCGAGAAGTTCGGCGGCGGCGGCGTACGCGACCTGACGGTGGCCTCCACCGCTGACGGCCGGCAGGCGTTCTTCCACACCAACAGCGCCGCCCAGGTCTGGCTCATCCAGCAGAGCGCCCCCAACGGGGGCTGGTCGACCTTCAGCAACCCCGTCAACGGCGTCACCGGCCCGCTGGCCGTCGCTCGCGCCAAGAACTCCACCTTGATCGGGACGTTCCCCGGCCCCGACGGCTCCCTGGCCTACGTGCAGCAGAACGCCGCCGGAACCTGGAGCGGCCCGGCCCAGCTGCCGTTCGGCCAGGGCGCTCCCAACGCCTACCCCTTCGTCCGGCCGGTACTGCTGCCCGGACCGACCCAGGGCCAGCTGCTGTCCATCCACTCCGGTGCCGGACAGCAATGGATCCTGGAAGAACCCGCCACCGGCACCGGCTCCTGGACCGTCCTGGCGCACACCCCCAAGGACGCGGCCGGAAAGGTCGCCTGCCAGGCCGCCGTCCTGGACGGCACCAACCTCATCGTCGCCACCTGCTACTCCACCGGCCTGCAATACGACACCTACACCTACACCGCCTGACCACCGCTGGCTGCGGACCTGCCTGAACAGATCAGCTCTGCGGCCCCGGCCCCCAGCCAGGCGTGAACAATATGTCCGAAGAGGGCCTGACCTCGATTCGTCTGGCTTGGCCGTACCGCCGCGGCTCGTGAACGTGATGCTTGGGACCCGACGGGTTCCGCCGTGGCGGCACGGTCTCGGGCGCCGCCGATCGCGTTCCTCCAGGAGCGGACTCTGCCGCTCGGCGCCGATGCGGTGAGGGACTGCCATGACCGGCTCGACCAGCGGCTGACCACCACCGTGATCACCGAAATGATCCCCTCCCAAAAATTGATGACATTAAGTAATTAATCGTTGGCTGTTCGTGTGCGGTCTGGGTTGTGCGGAAAGGAGTGGTGGCAGCCCTCGCCCATCGCACGGCTGGAGAAGCACAATGACCGGTGCACGAGACGAAGGCCGCAGGAACCTGCCGATTCCCGACCTCGCCCAGGTGGGTTTCACCGCCCAGGACATCCGCGACCAACGTCCGGCGTTCGACAGGCCCCAGGCTCTGCGCCCGCCGGGGAACCCACCAAATGTGATCATCGTGCTGATCGACGACATGGGTTTCGGCGCGTCGTCGGCCTTCGGCGGGCCATGCCAGATGCCCGCGGCCGAACGACTGGCCGCACACGGACTGCGATACAGCCGCTTTCACACCGCGGCTTTGTGCTCGCCGACCAGGCAGGCACTGCTCACCGGCCGCAATCATCACTCGGTGGGGATGGGCGCTATCACCGAGTTGGCCACCTCCGCACCGGGCTACAACGGCATCCGGCCCAACAGCGCCGCGACCATCGCCCACATCTTGAAGTACAACGGCTACGGCACCGCGGCGTTCGGCAAGATGCACCAGACACCCCCGTGGGAGACCAGCCCCTCGGGGCCGTTCGACCGGTGGCCGGTGGGAGACGGGTTCGAGAAGTTCTACGGCTTCCTGGGCGGGGAGACCAACCAGTGGGAGCCGACGCTTTTGAACGGCACATCGCCGGTGCGGCCCCCGAAACACCCCGACAAGCGCTACCACCTGTCAGAAGACCTCGTCGACCAGACGATCGGCTGGGTGCAGGCCCAGACCTCCCTCACCCCCGACAAGCCGTTCTTCGCCTACCTGTCCTTCGGGGCGGTGCACGCCCCGCACCACGTGGCGCCCCCATGGCGCCAGCCCTACCACGGCCGCTTCGATCAGGGCTGGGACCTTCAGCGCGACAGCACGCTGGCCCGGCAAAAGGAGCTCGGCGTCGTGCCGCCGCAGGCCGAGCTCGCCCCCTGGCCGCAAGGCGTCCCGCGCTGGGAGCAGCTCTCGGCGCAGCAAAAGCAGGTGGCCGCGGCCCTGATGGAGAACTACGCGGCCTTCGCCGCCCACACCGACCACCAGGTGAACCGGCTCCTGGACGCCCTGACCGCGATGGGCGTGCTCGATGACACCCTCATCTTCTACCTGCTGGGCGACAACGGCGCCTCCGCCGAAGGCGGGCTCGACGGGACGACCAACGAGCTGTTTGCGTTCAACGGAATCCAGGACACCATCGAACGCCTCGTCGCCGAACTCGACAAACTCGGCGGCCCCGAGTCCTACCCGCACTACCCGGTCGGGTGGGCGCTGGCCATGGACACGCCGTATCAGTGGACCAAACAGGTGGCCTCCCACTACGGCGGTACCCGCAACGGCCTGATCGTGCACTGGCCGCGCGGCATCGGCAAAGCGGGCGAAATCCGCCATCAGTGGCACCACGTCATCGACGTCACGCCGACGATTCTCGAGGTCACCGGGCTGCCCGCGCCCTATTTCGTCGACGGCATCGCCCAAAAGCCGATCGAGGGCATCAGCATGCTCTACAGCTTCGACGACGCCGGCGCACCCGAGCGGCACACCACCCAGTACTTCGAGATGTTCGGCAATCGCGGCATCTACCACCTCGGGTGGACCGCCGTGACCCGCCACCGCATCCCGTGGGAGGTCGGGACGCAGGCGATGCGGTCCTTCGACGAGGACATCTGGGAACTCTATGACACCGGCGTCGACTGGACCCAAGCCCGCGA from the Streptosporangium lutulentum genome contains:
- a CDS encoding arylsulfatase, with protein sequence MTGARDEGRRNLPIPDLAQVGFTAQDIRDQRPAFDRPQALRPPGNPPNVIIVLIDDMGFGASSAFGGPCQMPAAERLAAHGLRYSRFHTAALCSPTRQALLTGRNHHSVGMGAITELATSAPGYNGIRPNSAATIAHILKYNGYGTAAFGKMHQTPPWETSPSGPFDRWPVGDGFEKFYGFLGGETNQWEPTLLNGTSPVRPPKHPDKRYHLSEDLVDQTIGWVQAQTSLTPDKPFFAYLSFGAVHAPHHVAPPWRQPYHGRFDQGWDLQRDSTLARQKELGVVPPQAELAPWPQGVPRWEQLSAQQKQVAAALMENYAAFAAHTDHQVNRLLDALTAMGVLDDTLIFYLLGDNGASAEGGLDGTTNELFAFNGIQDTIERLVAELDKLGGPESYPHYPVGWALAMDTPYQWTKQVASHYGGTRNGLIVHWPRGIGKAGEIRHQWHHVIDVTPTILEVTGLPAPYFVDGIAQKPIEGISMLYSFDDAGAPERHTTQYFEMFGNRGIYHLGWTAVTRHRIPWEVGTQAMRSFDEDIWELYDTGVDWTQARDLAGEQPDTLARLKEQFLIEAAKYQVFPLDDRAAERLNPEIAGRPDLLAGRTSMTLYAGMKQLQENTVPNIKNKSHSITADIETPDGGGHGVIVVQGGRFGGWALYLNRGHLTYCYNYLGKQRHYLRAPEPLTPGRHTVGYEFTYDGGGVGQGGSGSLTVDDVTVVDGRIDATVPFLFSADETLDIGLDTASPVSEDYGDTDNAFTGTIHHVRIDIGHDDHTPPEDPEQRHHQIMARQ
- a CDS encoding RICIN domain-containing protein — its product is MNLQEFNTPGDFTVSVPPGSLVLVEAWGAGGGGGGGGGTSSYNDSGNGGGAGGSGGYTRAVFTAVQGALTIVIGAGGAGGAAAGASGQKGEPGAAGGVTSVSNGGPALVTALSGAGGAGGDAGSQAMSGGQSVDRGGAGGLGGGGGLFPSEGGYSRSGGNGNAGVTYDFAKPTRAVGGGPGAFVVSGGGLPAAPNVGGNGGGGYHGGSAAIAGSVGKSGAVVLTVLSSPATAAIPAVPLHAYIVAGHAVKNLGMAGAGTVNNVRVDLEQWTGGAHQKFTIEPLGDGQHKIIAKHSGSVVTIYGGGTNIGAAVDQHTWVNAPNQKFTIEPVAGGYFKIIATYSGLVLTVAGGATADGTLLEQHAWADLPHQKFQLRPIDDTAW
- a CDS encoding sulfatase-like hydrolase/transferase; this encodes MQAQTSLTPDKPFFAYLSFGAVHAPHHVAPPWRQPYHGRFDHGWDLQRDGTLARQKELGVVPPQAELAPWPQGVPRWEQLSAQQKQVAAALMENYAAFAAHTDHQVNRLLDALTAMGVLDGTTNELFAFNGIQDTIERLVAELDKLGGPES